The Marinilongibacter aquaticus genome has a window encoding:
- a CDS encoding DUF2480 family protein, producing MEGEIINRVANSGLVTLDLENYYPEGDRVAYDLKDNLFMELILKEKDFRDFLKTHDWEQYKGKHVAIFCSTDAIVPTWAYMLLGLRLNPVAKTVYFGSLEELEKYLFTEKIEVIDLEPYRDARVVVKGCSKLEVPAAAYVQLARKLQPLVKSLMFGEPCSTVPLYKKPKN from the coding sequence ATGGAAGGAGAAATTATCAACCGCGTGGCCAATAGCGGTTTGGTCACTTTAGATTTGGAAAATTACTATCCAGAAGGCGATAGGGTGGCTTACGATTTGAAAGACAACCTTTTCATGGAGTTGATCTTGAAAGAAAAGGATTTTCGCGACTTTTTGAAAACCCACGATTGGGAGCAATACAAGGGAAAGCACGTGGCCATTTTTTGTTCGACAGACGCCATTGTACCCACTTGGGCCTATATGCTTTTGGGTTTACGCTTGAATCCCGTGGCCAAAACAGTGTATTTCGGGAGCCTTGAAGAATTGGAAAAGTACTTATTCACAGAGAAAATCGAAGTGATAGATTTGGAGCCTTATCGCGATGCACGCGTGGTAGTGAAGGGTTGCAGCAAATTGGAGGTGCCCGCAGCGGCCTATGTACAGTTGGCTAGAAAGCTTCAACCTTTGGTCAAAAGTCTCATGTTTGGCGAGCCGTGCAGCACGGTGCCTTTGTACAAGAAACCCAAAAACTAG
- a CDS encoding ferritin yields the protein MENNLDMKDLLRKETSLSSELEEMLNKQSKMEATASNKYLAMASWLEVNGFLHAAEYLYKQAEEEREHFLKLFKYINEVGGVALTPSIDQVKVDYSSIREVFDTALESEITVTKSINKIVAKCRELNDFATEEFMMWYVNEQREEEANARRALELFDLIDVDGESGKFLLDKEIGHIGA from the coding sequence ATGGAAAACAATTTAGATATGAAAGATTTATTGAGAAAGGAAACTTCGCTGTCATCAGAACTCGAAGAGATGTTGAACAAGCAGTCTAAAATGGAAGCCACTGCATCGAATAAATATTTGGCCATGGCCTCTTGGTTGGAAGTGAACGGCTTCTTGCATGCGGCCGAATATTTGTACAAACAAGCCGAAGAAGAGCGTGAGCATTTCTTGAAATTGTTCAAATATATAAATGAAGTAGGCGGCGTAGCCCTTACACCCTCAATCGACCAAGTAAAAGTGGACTACAGCTCCATTCGTGAGGTATTTGACACCGCATTGGAAAGTGAGATCACTGTAACGAAATCGATCAACAAGATCGTGGCCAAATGCCGTGAACTGAATGATTTTGCCACAGAGGAATTTATGATGTGGTATGTAAACGAACAGCGTGAAGAAGAAGCCAATGCCCGTCGAGCTCTTGAGCTTTTCGACCTTATCGATGTCGACGGTGAAAGCGGAAAATTCCTGTTGGACAAAGAAATAGGCCATATCGGTGCGTAA
- a CDS encoding MbnP family protein, translating into MKNSSKLLVVSLLLGVFFLNSCDKEENVDASGSNSVFVEFDNRAGLDKIVLGQTEITNTAGEVYTVSRLNYFVSNLKLTSSDGQVIEFPDQYFLIKEEDENSQVIELKDVPGGDYAQISFMIGVDSLKSVTDVSERTGVLDPASYGDDNMWWAWNSGYIFFKMEGSSAAIVKDNPEDKDFKYHIGGFGGYEAATANNLRTVSLNMDQMATVNAEIAPEVHMIFDLKTVMDGPNTLSLNEMPVRMSPASGIVVADNYKTGFVVDHVHNDHHAE; encoded by the coding sequence ATGAAAAATAGTAGTAAACTTCTTGTAGTAAGTCTTTTATTGGGCGTGTTTTTTTTGAACTCCTGCGATAAGGAAGAAAATGTGGATGCCTCGGGTAGCAATTCGGTTTTCGTGGAATTCGACAACAGAGCCGGTTTGGATAAGATTGTTTTGGGACAAACGGAAATCACCAATACCGCGGGCGAGGTGTATACTGTGTCTCGTTTGAATTATTTTGTGTCGAACCTAAAACTTACAAGTTCAGACGGGCAGGTGATTGAGTTTCCAGATCAGTATTTTTTGATCAAAGAGGAAGACGAAAACAGTCAGGTGATTGAACTGAAAGATGTGCCGGGTGGAGATTATGCACAAATTAGTTTCATGATTGGCGTGGACAGTTTGAAGTCTGTAACCGATGTATCAGAAAGAACGGGTGTTTTGGATCCCGCATCCTATGGTGACGACAATATGTGGTGGGCCTGGAATTCAGGTTATATTTTCTTCAAAATGGAAGGAAGTTCAGCGGCCATTGTAAAGGATAATCCAGAAGATAAAGATTTCAAATACCACATTGGTGGATTTGGCGGTTACGAAGCGGCAACGGCGAACAACCTACGTACCGTTTCATTGAATATGGACCAAATGGCTACGGTGAATGCCGAGATTGCCCCAGAAGTGCATATGATTTTTGACCTGAAGACGGTGATGGATGGCCCCAATACGCTTTCATTGAATGAAATGCCTGTTCGCATGAGTCCGGCCTCGGGTATTGTGGTAGCCGACAACTATAAAACTGGATTTGTGGTGGATCATGTGCACAATGACCATCATGCTGAATAA
- a CDS encoding cytochrome-c peroxidase has protein sequence MYFKITNIVFSVLAVVLASCGGSSAPAEPEPDKPLFYQPENFPNAVYDFSKNEETEAGFQLGRKLFYDSRLSRDNTISCAECHNQYYAFTHHGHALSHGIDGQIGRRNAPAVQNTAFMKSFLWDGGVFNLDLFPIVPITNPQEMDESLVSIMEKLEKDEKYPDLFENAFGTKEITSDRFLKALSQFMNALISDNAKYDQYIRQENGVSLSASEMAGLKLYQAKCATCHASDLFTDGSYRNNGLEVFDRDPDYGRYDITEIESDKYKFKVPSLRNLKYTFPYMHDGRFNTLEEVLDHYSEGVMDTENLDPALKQNASLGIPLSDQDKQDLLAFLATLNDESFIRNPKFSAP, from the coding sequence ATGTATTTTAAGATCACAAATATTGTATTTTCTGTTTTGGCAGTGGTGTTGGCGAGCTGTGGAGGCTCGTCGGCCCCTGCCGAACCGGAACCAGATAAGCCTTTGTTCTATCAACCCGAGAATTTCCCCAATGCCGTATACGATTTCTCGAAAAATGAAGAAACCGAAGCAGGTTTTCAATTGGGGCGAAAGTTGTTTTACGATTCAAGGCTTTCTCGAGACAATACCATCAGTTGTGCGGAATGCCACAATCAGTACTATGCGTTTACGCATCACGGACACGCCCTAAGCCACGGGATTGATGGCCAAATTGGAAGGAGAAATGCTCCCGCAGTACAGAATACGGCGTTTATGAAATCTTTTCTTTGGGATGGTGGAGTCTTCAATCTGGATTTGTTTCCGATTGTGCCGATTACAAATCCTCAGGAAATGGACGAGAGTTTGGTTTCCATCATGGAGAAACTGGAAAAAGACGAGAAGTATCCGGATTTATTCGAAAATGCTTTTGGTACAAAAGAGATCACCAGCGATCGCTTTTTAAAGGCCTTGAGCCAATTCATGAACGCTTTGATTTCGGACAACGCAAAGTACGATCAGTATATAAGGCAGGAAAACGGTGTCAGTTTATCGGCTTCTGAAATGGCTGGCTTGAAGCTCTATCAAGCCAAATGTGCAACCTGCCATGCTTCGGATTTGTTTACCGATGGATCGTACCGCAACAACGGTTTGGAGGTGTTCGACCGCGATCCCGATTACGGAAGATACGATATTACTGAAATTGAAAGCGACAAGTACAAATTCAAAGTGCCGAGTTTACGGAACTTGAAATATACGTTTCCGTATATGCACGATGGCCGCTTCAATACTTTGGAAGAAGTGCTCGATCATTATTCAGAAGGAGTGATGGATACGGAAAACCTGGATCCGGCATTGAAACAGAATGCCAGTTTGGGCATCCCGCTCAGTGATCAGGACAAACAGGATTTATTGGCTTTTTTGGCGACCCTGAACGACGAGTCGTTCATTCGTAACCCTAAATTTTCAGCACCTTAA
- a CDS encoding dihydrofolate reductase: MRVSILVAVAENGAIGKDNQLIWRLSDDLKNFKKLSSGHSIIMGRKTFDSIGRPLPQRHNIVISRNEALEIEGAFVVQSLTEALALAKSKSGNDEVFIIGGAQIYALALPHTDRVYLTRVQAKPDADAFFDLSLLKGWTAAESRHFEANEKNEFAFDIVVLEKPQ; encoded by the coding sequence ATGAGAGTTTCGATACTAGTGGCGGTGGCCGAGAATGGGGCCATTGGAAAAGACAATCAGTTGATTTGGAGATTGTCGGATGATTTGAAGAATTTCAAGAAATTGAGTTCGGGGCACAGTATAATTATGGGCCGCAAAACCTTTGATTCTATTGGGCGGCCTTTGCCCCAAAGACACAATATTGTGATCAGTAGAAACGAGGCCTTGGAAATCGAAGGGGCTTTTGTGGTGCAATCCTTGACAGAAGCATTGGCTCTGGCTAAAAGCAAATCGGGAAACGACGAAGTGTTTATTATCGGCGGTGCCCAGATTTACGCATTGGCTTTGCCGCATACCGACCGCGTGTATTTGACCAGAGTGCAAGCCAAGCCAGATGCCGATGCTTTTTTTGATTTATCGCTTTTGAAAGGTTGGACAGCCGCGGAAAGCCGGCATTTCGAAGCCAATGAGAAGAACGAATTTGCCTTTGATATTGTGGTGCTCGAAAAGCCTCAATGA